One Roseomonas gilardii subsp. gilardii genomic region harbors:
- a CDS encoding CsbD family protein, with the protein MDENKIEGTARNLGGKAEEAVGKVTGDAKTQAEGKADQLSGKAQKAYGDAKDAVSDAADSAKEGAARLSEKAGEGYEQAKAAVSDAAEGASGEIARLRAQVEELMRERVKPALSDAAHKASDYAHQARDTIGEKAGQAGETIKERPLLSLAIVGVLGFVIGRLTSDRL; encoded by the coding sequence ATGGACGAGAACAAGATCGAAGGCACGGCCCGGAACCTCGGCGGCAAGGCCGAGGAAGCCGTCGGCAAGGTGACCGGCGATGCCAAGACCCAGGCCGAGGGCAAGGCCGACCAGCTCTCCGGCAAGGCCCAGAAGGCCTATGGCGACGCCAAGGACGCCGTCTCCGATGCCGCGGACAGCGCGAAGGAGGGGGCCGCCAGGCTCTCCGAGAAGGCGGGCGAGGGCTATGAGCAGGCCAAGGCCGCGGTGAGCGACGCGGCGGAAGGGGCGAGTGGCGAGATCGCCCGCCTCCGCGCCCAGGTCGAGGAACTGATGCGCGAACGCGTGAAGCCCGCGCTGAGCGACGCCGCCCACAAGGCCAGCGACTATGCCCACCAGGCGCGGGACACGATCGGCGAGAAGGCGGGCCAGGCCGGCGAGACGATCAAGGAACGCCCGCTGCTCTCCCTGGCCATCGTCGGGGTGCTGGGCTTCGTCATCGGCCGGCTGACCTCCGACCGGCTCTGA
- a CDS encoding GlsB/YeaQ/YmgE family stress response membrane protein, translating to MSIIGWLILGLIAGFIASKIVNKTGSGVVLDIVLGIVGAVVGGWLFSAFGGAGVTGFNIYSMIVAVIGAIIVLLIYHAVAGRRAV from the coding sequence ATGTCGATTATTGGCTGGCTCATCCTCGGACTGATCGCCGGCTTCATCGCCAGCAAGATCGTCAACAAGACCGGCTCGGGTGTGGTGCTGGACATCGTGCTCGGCATCGTCGGCGCCGTGGTCGGTGGCTGGCTGTTCAGCGCCTTCGGCGGGGCCGGTGTGACCGGCTTCAACATCTACAGCATGATCGTGGCCGTGATCGGCGCGATCATCGTGTTGCTGATCTACCACGCAGTAGCCGGGCGGCGGGCCGTCTGA